One Bacteroidota bacterium DNA window includes the following coding sequences:
- a CDS encoding PhoH family protein, with amino-acid sequence MAKRKQKKIFVLDTSVILYNHGALHSFDDNDVAIPITVLEELDNFKKGNEIKNFEAREFIRIMDRLSGKITLQNWIPLDGKGKGNFKVVMNEKSELDAVKIFGENKPDHRILNAAIVLANENPDKKVILVTKDINLRLKAKSLSIPAEDFETGKVKDVDSLYSGKSVIEDVDKAVIDKLYIEGSCTLADIGEKACHPNHYFILKNNRTSALGFFNPVTKLVERVEKRQAYKISPRNAEQVFAIHAIMNPDVKLVTLQGVAGTGKTLIALAGALDQKRSFKQIYLARPIVPLSNKDIGYLPGNIKEKINPYMEPLWDNLKFIQNQYSESDKEFKVITNAIDSEKLVITPLAYIRGRSISNVCFIVDEAQNLTPHEVKTIITRAGENTKIIFTGDVYQIDTPYLDSQSNGLSYLIDKIKHHEIYAHVRLEKGERSELANLANELL; translated from the coding sequence ATGGCAAAGAGGAAGCAAAAGAAGATATTTGTGCTCGACACTTCAGTTATATTGTATAATCATGGTGCCCTGCATAGTTTTGATGATAATGATGTAGCCATTCCTATAACAGTGCTTGAAGAGCTCGATAATTTCAAGAAAGGCAACGAAATCAAAAATTTTGAAGCTCGTGAATTTATTCGTATCATGGATCGCTTATCAGGTAAAATTACACTGCAGAATTGGATTCCCTTAGATGGAAAAGGAAAAGGAAATTTTAAGGTTGTGATGAATGAAAAAAGTGAATTGGATGCTGTCAAGATTTTTGGCGAAAATAAACCCGACCATCGAATCTTAAATGCTGCAATCGTTCTGGCTAACGAAAATCCGGATAAGAAAGTGATTTTAGTGACCAAGGATATAAACCTGAGGCTTAAGGCCAAATCTTTAAGCATTCCTGCCGAAGATTTTGAAACTGGCAAGGTGAAAGACGTTGATTCATTATATTCAGGAAAATCGGTTATTGAGGATGTTGATAAAGCTGTGATTGATAAACTTTATATAGAAGGAAGTTGCACCCTGGCTGATATTGGAGAAAAAGCTTGCCATCCAAATCATTATTTTATTTTAAAAAATAACCGAACATCTGCGCTTGGTTTTTTTAATCCTGTGACTAAATTGGTTGAGCGGGTTGAAAAAAGACAGGCGTATAAAATTTCACCCCGAAATGCCGAACAGGTTTTTGCGATCCATGCCATTATGAATCCTGATGTAAAACTGGTAACGCTTCAAGGTGTGGCCGGTACTGGTAAAACATTAATTGCGCTTGCAGGTGCCCTTGATCAAAAACGTTCTTTTAAGCAGATTTATCTGGCCAGGCCAATCGTTCCGTTAAGCAATAAGGATATAGGCTATCTGCCGGGAAATATTAAAGAAAAAATCAATCCATACATGGAACCCCTCTGGGACAATCTAAAATTCATCCAGAATCAGTACAGTGAAAGTGATAAGGAATTCAAGGTGATTACCAATGCGATAGATTCGGAAAAACTGGTGATTACACCACTTGCCTATATCCGGGGTAGAAGTATTTCGAATGTTTGTTTTATCGTTGATGAGGCACAGAACCTGACACCTCACGAAGTGAAGACCATTATTACACGGGCTGGTGAGAATACCAAAATTATTTTCACGGGAGATGTATATCAAATTGATACTCCTTATCTTGATTCTCAAAGTAATGGATTATCATATTTGATCGATAAAATTAAACACCATGAAATATACGCTCATGTTCGTTTAGAGAAAGGAGAACGTTCGGAACTGGCAAATCTGGCGAATGAACTTTTGTAG
- a CDS encoding M28 family peptidase → MKTTYFKASISITILLFSVACGNSRPSEKKVSATIEKKEIFIPSFNADSAYFFVAQQLSFGPRVPGSTAHANCLSYLETTLNQFGAAVQIQNFKTRLPDGNIIEGKNIIASFQPEKKNRILLCAHWDSRPNADQDPDPSNHNKPIQGANDGASGVGVLLEIARHLGQHYTSAGIDIVLFDIEDSGSYGNNDSWALGSQYWSKNPHQINYTARFGILLDMVGATDPIFAKESTSMHYAPGIMDMVWKTAAKLGYADYFKSISGGSILDDHVPINKYLNIPTINIIDYDDNSSTGFFEHWHTIGDDLSVIDPISLGVVGRTVMTVIFEEK, encoded by the coding sequence ATGAAAACAACATATTTCAAAGCATCTATATCCATCACTATTTTACTATTTAGTGTAGCCTGCGGAAATTCCAGGCCATCTGAGAAAAAGGTAAGTGCAACAATTGAAAAAAAAGAAATATTTATACCTTCATTTAATGCTGATTCGGCTTACTTTTTTGTAGCGCAACAATTATCTTTTGGACCCAGGGTTCCTGGTTCAACCGCTCATGCGAATTGTCTTTCTTATCTCGAAACTACGCTGAACCAATTTGGTGCAGCAGTTCAGATTCAAAATTTTAAAACGCGCTTGCCTGACGGGAATATTATTGAAGGCAAAAATATTATTGCTTCTTTTCAACCTGAAAAGAAAAACAGGATTTTGCTATGTGCTCATTGGGATTCTCGTCCAAATGCCGATCAAGATCCTGATCCCTCTAATCATAATAAGCCAATACAAGGGGCTAATGATGGGGCCAGCGGAGTTGGCGTATTATTAGAAATTGCTCGTCACTTAGGTCAGCATTATACTTCGGCTGGGATCGATATTGTTTTGTTTGATATTGAAGATTCAGGTAGTTATGGGAATAACGATAGTTGGGCATTGGGTTCTCAATATTGGTCAAAAAATCCACATCAGATTAATTATACTGCCAGATTTGGGATTTTGTTAGATATGGTTGGTGCCACTGATCCGATTTTCGCAAAAGAATCTACCTCAATGCATTATGCACCTGGCATTATGGATATGGTATGGAAAACAGCAGCAAAACTGGGCTATGCCGATTATTTTAAATCTATTTCCGGTGGTTCAATTCTCGATGACCATGTGCCAATTAACAAATACTTGAATATTCCAACCATCAATATTATCGATTATGATGATAACAGTTCCACAGGATTTTTTGAACACTGGCATACCATAGGGGATGATCTCTCTGTAATAGACCCGATAAGTTTAGGAGTGGTAGGGCGTACCGTGATGACCGTTATTTTTGAAGAAAAGTAG
- a CDS encoding nitroreductase family protein, whose translation MTKAAKTSIEINHLLANRWSPRAFCEKKISDDLLLKLIEAARWSPSASNLQPWYFIIGKKHDATYRKIFETMVEFNQLWAIHAPILILNCGERTGKDGSENQSFRYDVGQAVAHLTFQAMSDGIYAHQMAGFSKEKAIELLQIPNNFEPLTITALGYIGDPSILPSRMQVSEKAERERKPINEIISQDVFGAPASLINKSK comes from the coding sequence ATGACAAAAGCAGCTAAAACCAGCATTGAAATAAATCATCTTTTAGCAAATAGATGGAGCCCAAGGGCTTTTTGTGAAAAAAAGATTTCTGACGACTTACTTTTAAAACTGATTGAAGCGGCTCGATGGTCGCCATCAGCCAGCAATCTTCAGCCTTGGTATTTTATAATCGGCAAAAAACATGACGCAACCTATCGGAAAATATTCGAAACAATGGTTGAATTTAATCAACTATGGGCAATTCACGCACCGATTTTAATACTTAATTGTGGTGAAAGAACCGGAAAAGATGGTAGTGAAAACCAATCTTTCCGATATGATGTTGGACAAGCTGTTGCACATCTCACTTTTCAGGCAATGAGCGATGGTATTTATGCACATCAAATGGCTGGATTCTCCAAAGAAAAAGCCATCGAATTATTACAAATACCCAATAATTTTGAGCCATTAACGATAACTGCTCTGGGTTATATAGGTGACCCGTCAATTTTACCTTCCAGAATGCAAGTTTCCGAAAAGGCTGAACGAGAAAGAAAACCCATAAATGAAATTATATCTCAGGATGTTTTTGGCGCACCCGCTTCTTTAATCAATAAATCAAAATGA
- a CDS encoding GHKL domain-containing protein, giving the protein MVYNRFRFLVIARIILLTLSIFLLVYLAEFEKYLISLLIVGALIIVQVISAIRFVENTNKKLGKFLESIRHADFATSFSDKGMGKSFEGLNNEFNQIINEFKRYRAEKEEHFNYLQTVVQHVSIGIISFTRDGKVDIINTAGKRLFKISNLRYIDDLKLIKKDLPEMLYKMKAGDNTLIKLFIKDELLQLSVYATEFRMRGEEYTLIALQNIHAELEEKEIESWQKLIRVLTHEIMNSITPISSLASTVQEMMFVDPEADLRLKELDQEDMDGIGSALKTIQKRSQGLLNFVEIYRNLTRIPKPNFRYFEVKELFERSSELMKPKMDNHKIQCTSKVMPNDLKITADPDLIDQVIINLMLNAIDAVSEIQNPQIFIMAYKNDSGRVLIEISDNGSGIKPDILDKIFMPFFTSKKTGSGIGLSLSRQIMSLHKGAISVRSTPKDGTTFTLIF; this is encoded by the coding sequence ATGGTTTATAATAGATTTCGTTTTCTGGTTATTGCCAGGATTATTTTACTCACTTTATCTATTTTTCTGTTAGTTTATCTGGCTGAATTTGAAAAGTATTTAATCAGCCTTTTAATTGTTGGCGCATTAATTATTGTACAAGTAATAAGTGCCATTCGCTTTGTTGAAAACACAAACAAAAAACTTGGGAAATTCCTCGAAAGCATCAGGCATGCCGATTTTGCAACTTCATTCTCTGATAAAGGAATGGGCAAAAGTTTTGAAGGATTGAATAATGAGTTTAATCAAATCATAAATGAATTTAAACGTTACCGTGCCGAAAAAGAAGAGCATTTTAATTACCTTCAAACAGTTGTTCAGCATGTAAGCATAGGGATTATTTCTTTCACCAGAGATGGGAAAGTTGACATCATAAATACGGCTGGGAAACGATTATTTAAAATATCAAATCTTCGGTACATTGACGATTTAAAACTGATAAAAAAAGATTTGCCGGAAATGCTTTACAAAATGAAAGCCGGCGATAATACCTTAATCAAGTTATTTATTAAGGATGAGCTTTTACAATTGTCGGTTTATGCTACTGAATTTCGCATGCGTGGCGAAGAATACACTTTAATTGCCCTGCAAAATATTCACGCTGAATTAGAAGAAAAAGAAATTGAATCGTGGCAAAAACTAATCAGGGTACTCACGCATGAAATCATGAATTCAATTACACCCATTTCATCTCTGGCATCAACGGTACAAGAAATGATGTTTGTTGATCCGGAAGCTGATCTGAGATTAAAAGAGCTTGACCAGGAAGATATGGATGGAATTGGCAGTGCATTAAAAACAATACAAAAAAGAAGTCAGGGGCTTTTAAATTTTGTTGAAATATACCGAAACCTTACACGTATCCCAAAACCAAATTTCCGATACTTTGAAGTAAAGGAATTATTCGAACGCTCTTCTGAACTGATGAAGCCAAAAATGGATAATCATAAAATCCAGTGTACTTCTAAGGTTATGCCGAATGATTTGAAAATTACCGCCGATCCTGATTTAATTGACCAGGTAATCATAAATTTGATGCTAAATGCAATTGATGCCGTAAGCGAAATTCAAAACCCTCAAATATTCATTATGGCTTATAAGAATGATTCGGGCAGGGTTTTAATAGAAATTTCGGATAACGGCAGCGGTATCAAACCCGATATACTGGATAAAATATTTATGCCTTTCTTTACATCTAAAAAAACCGGATCGGGTATTGGATTAAGTTTGTCACGACAAATCATGAGCTTGCATAAGGGAGCAATCTCCGTGCGATCAACCCCAAAAGATGGGACCACTTTTACCTTAATTTTTTAA
- a CDS encoding sigma-54 dependent transcriptional regulator produces the protein MEKLDAKVLIVDDDQDVLLAAKLFLKQHINIVHTEANPANIPDLLKNESYELILLDMNFSPDATSGKEGFHWMNKILEIDPTSIVILITGYGDIELAVQGIKEGATNFLLKPWENKKLLATITTTLQLKKSKVELEDLRSKQKVLIADTNHAYRDLIGESESMQKVLNTVQKVAVTDANILILGENGTGKELIARAIHRASNRKDQVFISVDLGAITESLFESELFGFKKGAFTDAKEDRAGRFEAANKGTIFLDEIGNLTFSLQSKLLSVLQNRKVVRLGTNKEIPIDVRLICATNMPLYQMVNENKFRQDLLYRINTVEIQIPSLRERVEDISLLVDHFLDIYCKKYKISKKRLNSSTAKRLEKHTWPGNIRELQHAVERAVIMSESDLLEPHDFFISQNDSDNNLDNLPSNMNLEETEKMLIRKVIDKHGGNISKAAKELGLTRASLYRRIEKYGL, from the coding sequence ATGGAGAAATTAGACGCCAAAGTTTTAATTGTAGATGATGATCAGGATGTGCTTTTAGCTGCCAAGTTATTTCTTAAACAACATATCAATATTGTACACACGGAAGCCAATCCTGCAAATATTCCTGATTTACTGAAGAATGAGAGTTATGAATTAATCCTTCTGGATATGAATTTTTCACCCGACGCAACTAGCGGAAAAGAAGGATTTCATTGGATGAATAAGATTTTAGAAATAGATCCAACTTCAATTGTAATTTTAATTACCGGATACGGAGATATTGAATTAGCCGTTCAGGGAATTAAGGAAGGTGCTACAAATTTCTTATTAAAACCCTGGGAAAATAAAAAACTTTTGGCAACTATAACTACCACCTTACAATTAAAAAAATCAAAAGTTGAGCTTGAGGATTTAAGATCAAAACAAAAAGTTTTAATTGCTGACACAAACCATGCATATAGAGATTTGATTGGAGAATCGGAATCGATGCAAAAGGTTTTAAATACGGTTCAAAAGGTCGCTGTTACTGATGCCAATATTTTGATATTAGGTGAAAATGGTACCGGCAAAGAATTAATCGCCAGAGCAATTCACAGGGCATCGAACCGGAAAGATCAGGTTTTTATAAGTGTTGATTTGGGGGCAATTACCGAAAGCCTATTCGAAAGCGAATTATTCGGATTTAAAAAAGGGGCCTTTACCGATGCAAAAGAAGATCGAGCCGGACGCTTTGAGGCTGCGAATAAAGGGACCATTTTTTTGGATGAAATCGGGAATCTTACATTCAGTTTACAATCAAAATTATTAAGTGTACTCCAAAACAGAAAAGTAGTCAGATTAGGAACCAACAAGGAAATACCAATTGATGTTCGTTTAATTTGTGCTACTAATATGCCGTTGTACCAAATGGTGAACGAAAATAAATTTCGTCAGGATTTGTTATACAGGATCAATACCGTGGAAATTCAAATACCCTCCTTGCGCGAAAGAGTTGAAGATATTTCATTGTTGGTCGATCACTTCTTGGATATTTATTGCAAAAAATACAAAATAAGCAAAAAACGGTTGAACTCAAGTACTGCAAAGCGACTTGAAAAACACACATGGCCCGGAAATATACGGGAGCTGCAACATGCTGTAGAAAGAGCCGTTATTATGAGTGAATCCGATTTACTTGAGCCTCATGATTTCTTTATTTCTCAAAATGATTCAGATAACAATTTGGACAATCTTCCATCAAACATGAATCTTGAGGAAACAGAGAAAATGCTTATCAGAAAGGTGATTGACAAACATGGGGGTAATATAAGCAAAGCGGCAAAAGAACTCGGACTAACAAGGGCTTCTTTGTATCGTAGAATCGAAAAATATGGTTTATAA
- a CDS encoding HlyD family efflux transporter periplasmic adaptor subunit, whose product MDRAIEKKTWTPKRIASIIAIAAFLFFIFYLLFLRDKSSKLYVDKNTLTIAPVLADKFLEFIPIDGVVFPKNTNYIDVAEGGVVEEKFVEDGAMLKAGDTIVKLMNSQMELSNMEQETRMLAEINNLSNTKLALEQNNFYRQKEIVTLEYTIDKTKIDFERKQGLFNEKVISPKEFEDAEREYNFTMKQLMISLELQRLDSISGANQTRSINTSLSRMQQNIQLLRKKMENAFIKAPASGKLSSFNVEIGETKRPGDRLGQIDMQDGFKLKANIDERYISRVYEGQGAEFDFNGVNYPLEIFKIYTDVTNGSFQVDMHFVNGYPESIKRGQTIQLRLKFSGESDAIIIKRGSFFQETGGNWIYVVDPTGSFAIKRSIRLNRQNTNYYEVMEGLQPGENVIVSSYDSFGSKDKLIFR is encoded by the coding sequence ATGGACAGAGCAATTGAAAAGAAAACATGGACGCCTAAAAGAATCGCAAGCATTATTGCAATAGCAGCATTTTTATTTTTTATTTTTTATTTGTTATTCCTTAGGGATAAGTCGAGTAAACTTTATGTTGATAAAAATACCTTAACAATTGCACCTGTTTTAGCAGATAAATTTTTAGAGTTTATTCCAATTGATGGGGTTGTGTTCCCAAAAAACACAAATTATATTGATGTTGCAGAGGGTGGAGTTGTTGAAGAAAAATTTGTTGAGGATGGAGCCATGCTTAAGGCGGGGGATACCATCGTTAAGTTGATGAATTCGCAAATGGAATTGAGCAATATGGAGCAGGAAACCAGAATGCTAGCCGAAATCAATAATTTATCAAACACTAAACTGGCTCTTGAACAAAATAACTTTTACCGACAAAAGGAAATCGTAACACTCGAATATACCATTGATAAAACTAAGATTGATTTTGAACGAAAGCAAGGTTTATTTAATGAAAAAGTGATATCTCCAAAAGAATTTGAAGATGCTGAACGGGAATATAATTTTACCATGAAACAGCTAATGATTTCTCTCGAACTTCAACGTTTGGATTCAATTTCAGGAGCTAATCAAACCCGATCGATCAATACATCACTTAGTAGGATGCAGCAAAATATCCAATTGCTGAGAAAAAAAATGGAAAATGCATTTATTAAAGCACCTGCTTCAGGAAAACTCTCTTCATTTAATGTAGAAATAGGTGAAACAAAGAGACCTGGTGATCGCCTTGGACAAATCGATATGCAGGATGGGTTTAAGTTAAAAGCTAATATTGACGAAAGATATATTTCACGTGTTTATGAAGGACAAGGTGCAGAATTCGATTTCAATGGGGTAAATTATCCACTCGAAATATTTAAAATTTATACAGATGTAACTAATGGCTCATTTCAGGTTGATATGCATTTTGTAAATGGCTATCCTGAAAGTATTAAACGCGGCCAAACCATTCAATTACGCTTAAAGTTTAGTGGCGAATCAGATGCAATTATCATTAAACGTGGAAGTTTCTTCCAGGAAACCGGAGGCAATTGGATTTATGTTGTTGATCCAACAGGAAGTTTTGCTATAAAACGATCTATCAGATTAAACAGACAAAATACCAATTATTATGAGGTAATGGAAGGATTGCAACCTGGTGAAAATGTGATTGTATCTTCATACGATTCATTTGGTAGTAAGGACAAACTAATTTTCAGATAA
- a CDS encoding ABC transporter ATP-binding protein: MLKTTNLSKVFRTDEVETTALNNVSFEIKKGEFVAIMGPSGCGKSTLLNILGLLDNPTGGEYFFLDNEVAKHSEKQRAKLRKNNIGFVFQNFNLIDELNVFENVELPLIYLGYSASERKKRVDEVLEQMQIIHRKKHFPLQLSGGQQQRVAVARAVVAKPSLILADEPTGNLDSAHGEEVMNLLEGLNQTGTTIIMVTHSQRDSEYAQRVIRLFDGQIINENIKSAAAV, encoded by the coding sequence ATGTTAAAAACAACTAATCTATCAAAAGTGTTTCGAACCGACGAGGTTGAAACAACTGCATTAAACAATGTATCCTTCGAAATTAAAAAGGGTGAATTCGTTGCAATTATGGGTCCTTCCGGATGCGGAAAATCAACATTATTAAACATCCTTGGATTATTAGACAATCCAACTGGTGGAGAATATTTTTTCCTCGACAATGAAGTGGCTAAACACAGTGAAAAACAACGTGCCAAACTTAGGAAGAATAATATTGGCTTTGTTTTTCAAAACTTCAACCTTATCGACGAACTCAATGTTTTCGAAAATGTTGAACTTCCTTTAATTTATTTGGGATACAGTGCAAGTGAAAGAAAAAAACGTGTAGATGAAGTTTTGGAGCAAATGCAAATCATTCATCGTAAAAAACATTTTCCACTTCAATTGTCGGGCGGACAGCAACAAAGAGTTGCAGTTGCCAGAGCTGTGGTAGCTAAACCAAGTTTAATTTTAGCGGATGAGCCTACAGGTAACCTTGATTCAGCACATGGCGAAGAGGTTATGAATTTACTCGAAGGCTTGAATCAAACCGGTACAACCATAATCATGGTTACCCACTCGCAACGTGATTCTGAATATGCTCAAAGGGTTATCAGGTTATTCGACGGCCAGATAATTAATGAGAATATCAAAAGTGCTGCAGCAGTTTAA
- a CDS encoding nuclear transport factor 2 family protein, translated as MRKLSTTIICAFILISGFSQTELIVEKDNIKKLILSAYIDGIHNKGDIAQTEKGFHPGFDLLILQNNKLEKLPIYNWIESSKERKTKNPIPFTDDEMTKCEFLDIDISGTAAVAKIKLSKGGKDIFIDYLSLYKFNEGWKIVGKIYYRLP; from the coding sequence ATGAGAAAATTATCAACGACCATAATTTGTGCCTTCATTCTGATCTCCGGATTTTCGCAAACCGAATTAATTGTGGAAAAAGACAATATTAAAAAACTGATATTATCTGCTTATATCGACGGGATTCATAATAAAGGGGATATTGCCCAAACTGAAAAAGGATTTCATCCGGGTTTCGATCTGTTGATCCTTCAAAATAACAAACTTGAAAAACTACCAATTTATAATTGGATTGAAAGTTCGAAAGAAAGAAAGACAAAGAATCCAATTCCTTTTACTGATGATGAAATGACGAAATGTGAATTTTTGGATATTGATATCTCCGGGACCGCCGCTGTTGCAAAAATTAAATTATCAAAAGGCGGCAAAGATATTTTTATTGATTACTTGTCGCTTTATAAATTTAATGAGGGTTGGAAAATCGTCGGTAAAATTTATTATCGTTTGCCATAG
- a CDS encoding ABC transporter permease: MVKNLINISIRYFLKNQGYSSINVFGLGLGLATCILIFLFLQDELSYDKFHENASNIYRVETHIVGQGEDSHWAASTGNLIPFIQENYPEVQAACKLNFSFNQDVLSYGDLSFREENMVWADSTFFDVFSFEIIKGNKIDALSGPAKLVFTESTAKKYFGNDDPIGKIIKLYDRSFQVTAVIKDVPSNSHFHFNIIVAMDDRRRGDNRVDRSMANAFYSYVRVKDEETMLSFKEKLDQRIWEILGYTVSGDSTNIPEGTDAEFILQSITDIHLNGHAEKEIKANGDKQYVISFSIIALFVLTIACINYMNLATARSAKRGREVGVRKVLGANRSNIFRQFMGESYVMSLLALMIAIVIVEIVLPGFNVITGKTLTLSVLANLPLLGSIIVIFLFVGFISGSYPSLFLSNFNPLVVLKSNTISGHSKTALFLRRGLVILQFSISIILIIGALIIYAQIKYIQNKDLGFDKKDIVVLRLTNTIREEQISILKNEFKSIPEIASATGTSVIPGDRVHFLTVRLPDQVDENIQTTDEDGGVFTMRVLLADEDVINTFGIQIKEGRGFSSEFGTDSDAAFLINEAAVEWLELKDPVGTRFEYLYALPQPKKGQIIGVMKNFHYASLHADVEPIMIHISPMLKQYLSIKVNSKDVKNVIALIEQKWVSVFPSIPFEYFLLESSYNEMYKSEINMGQIITYFTFLAILIACLGLFGLASYIMEQRTKEIGIRKTLGASMSSIIRALSKEFIILVAISNIIAFVPAYILMRNWLNNFYYRIDISIWVFIVTAILSITIALITIGSQALIAARENPVKSLKYE, from the coding sequence ATGGTAAAAAATTTGATTAACATCAGTATCAGGTATTTCTTAAAAAATCAGGGTTATTCTTCGATTAATGTTTTTGGCCTCGGGCTGGGATTGGCTACCTGTATTCTGATTTTCTTATTCCTGCAGGATGAGTTATCGTATGATAAATTCCATGAGAATGCATCAAACATTTATAGAGTTGAGACTCATATTGTGGGACAGGGAGAAGATTCACATTGGGCCGCTTCGACGGGCAATCTCATTCCTTTTATTCAGGAGAACTACCCTGAAGTTCAAGCAGCATGTAAATTGAATTTCAGCTTCAATCAGGATGTACTGTCATATGGAGATTTATCTTTCAGAGAAGAAAATATGGTGTGGGCCGATTCCACATTTTTTGATGTTTTTTCCTTTGAAATCATAAAAGGGAATAAAATAGATGCACTCTCCGGTCCCGCCAAACTGGTATTTACCGAATCAACTGCAAAAAAATACTTTGGGAATGATGATCCCATCGGTAAAATTATCAAGTTGTACGACAGAAGCTTTCAGGTAACAGCAGTAATTAAGGATGTTCCGTCAAATTCGCATTTCCATTTCAACATAATCGTTGCAATGGATGACCGAAGAAGAGGTGATAACAGAGTTGATCGCTCAATGGCCAATGCGTTTTACTCCTATGTCCGTGTTAAGGACGAGGAGACAATGCTAAGTTTCAAAGAAAAATTGGATCAACGCATTTGGGAAATTTTAGGTTATACTGTTTCCGGCGATAGCACAAATATACCGGAGGGTACAGATGCTGAATTCATCCTTCAATCCATTACCGATATTCATTTAAACGGGCACGCTGAAAAAGAGATTAAAGCCAATGGGGATAAGCAATATGTAATTAGTTTTTCAATCATTGCCTTGTTCGTTTTAACCATTGCATGCATAAACTATATGAACCTGGCAACTGCCCGATCAGCCAAAAGGGGTCGAGAAGTGGGAGTAAGAAAAGTGTTGGGTGCAAATAGATCAAATATTTTCCGACAATTTATGGGCGAGTCGTATGTAATGAGCCTGCTTGCCTTAATGATCGCTATTGTAATTGTCGAAATTGTCTTGCCGGGCTTTAATGTAATAACTGGAAAAACACTTACTTTATCCGTTTTGGCAAACCTCCCATTATTAGGTTCAATCATCGTAATATTCTTATTTGTTGGATTTATTTCAGGATCATATCCGTCACTATTTCTTTCTAATTTTAATCCATTGGTAGTTTTAAAATCAAATACCATTAGTGGGCATAGCAAAACAGCTCTTTTTCTAAGAAGAGGTTTGGTAATTCTTCAATTTTCCATCTCAATTATACTCATTATTGGGGCACTCATTATTTATGCTCAAATTAAATACATTCAAAATAAAGATTTGGGTTTTGATAAAAAAGATATTGTTGTATTAAGATTAACGAATACCATTCGTGAAGAACAAATAAGCATCCTGAAAAATGAATTCAAGAGTATTCCAGAAATTGCCTCGGCAACTGGTACATCTGTTATTCCTGGCGATCGTGTTCATTTTCTGACAGTGAGATTACCGGATCAGGTTGATGAAAATATTCAAACCACAGACGAGGATGGCGGTGTTTTTACGATGCGTGTTTTGTTAGCGGATGAAGATGTGATAAATACTTTTGGAATTCAAATAAAAGAAGGTCGTGGTTTTTCTTCTGAATTTGGAACGGATTCAGATGCAGCATTTTTAATTAATGAAGCAGCGGTTGAATGGTTGGAACTTAAAGATCCGGTTGGAACTCGTTTCGAGTATTTGTATGCTTTACCGCAACCTAAAAAGGGCCAAATAATCGGGGTCATGAAAAACTTTCATTATGCCTCTCTGCATGCAGATGTTGAGCCGATAATGATACATATTTCTCCAATGCTTAAACAATATTTAAGTATCAAAGTTAATTCGAAAGATGTAAAAAATGTAATTGCTTTGATTGAGCAAAAATGGGTTTCTGTTTTCCCATCCATTCCTTTCGAATATTTTTTACTGGAATCATCTTACAATGAAATGTATAAGTCGGAAATCAATATGGGGCAGATCATTACCTATTTTACTTTTTTAGCCATATTAATTGCTTGCTTAGGATTATTTGGACTTGCTTCCTATATCATGGAACAACGAACAAAGGAAATTGGAATCCGCAAAACTTTGGGTGCATCCATGTCTTCCATAATCAGGGCATTATCAAAAGAGTTCATAATACTTGTTGCCATATCTAATATCATTGCGTTTGTGCCGGCTTATATTTTAATGAGAAATTGGTTGAATAATTTTTATTACAGAATTGATATCAGTATTTGGGTGTTCATCGTTACAGCGATATTATCAATTACAATTGCTTTGATTACCATTGGCTCTCAAGCCTTGATCGCAGCACGTGAAAATCCGGTAAAGAGTTTGAAATATGAATAA